Proteins encoded by one window of Candidatus Sulfotelmatobacter sp.:
- a CDS encoding YggT family protein translates to MFVIGNLLRAIATILEIVINGLLVVVFINALLSWVRPDPHNPIVQFLERVSDLVCAPIRRLFPTTIGGIDFAPFLAMLALWFIKMFVVATLRDISIRMG, encoded by the coding sequence ATGTTCGTGATCGGGAATCTGTTGAGGGCGATCGCCACGATCCTCGAGATCGTGATCAACGGTCTCCTGGTCGTGGTGTTCATCAACGCGTTGTTGTCGTGGGTGCGGCCGGATCCGCACAACCCGATCGTTCAGTTTCTCGAGCGGGTCTCGGATCTGGTGTGCGCGCCGATCCGGCGGTTGTTCCCGACCACGATCGGCGGCATCGACTTCGCGCCGTTCCTCGCGATGCTGGCGCTGTGGTTCATCAAGATGTTCGTGGTGGCGACGCTACGCGACATCTCGATCCGAATGGGGTGA
- the pyk gene encoding pyruvate kinase: protein MSRRAKIVCTLGPATQSPAAVRALVDAGMDVARLNLSHGTREEHQAVYQAVRAASDAAGRAVAVMVDLQGPKIRLGEFEGGEARLENGAEFVITTEPAIGTATRASTTYAELARDVHPGDTLLVNDGAIRLEVLASDGREVRTRVIEGGRVSDHKGLNLPGVAVSAPALTEKDREDLRFALSLRADLIALSFVRSPGDVEEVRREMAAANAPLPVIAKLEKPEAVARLEAVLEAFDGLMVARGDLGVEMPLEEVPLVQKRAVHLARERGKPVIVATQMLESMIEHARPTRAEASDVANAVLDGADALMLSGETSVGAHPLEAVSTMARIILAAESRPSHLVERRGPHAGGPQGALAAAASRLAEDVGARALVAFTHTGATARRLASHRPSTPLLAFTTEPAVRSQLALTWGVETFVVPSVSHTDEMVAQVDRAMLELGRAARGEAVVIVAGTPPGVSGTTNTIRLHRLGEV, encoded by the coding sequence GTGAGCCGCCGAGCCAAGATCGTCTGCACCCTGGGTCCCGCCACCCAGAGTCCCGCAGCCGTGCGGGCGCTGGTGGACGCCGGCATGGATGTCGCGCGCCTCAATCTCTCGCACGGTACTCGCGAGGAGCACCAGGCCGTCTACCAGGCGGTCCGCGCCGCCTCCGACGCCGCCGGCCGCGCGGTGGCGGTGATGGTGGATCTCCAGGGCCCCAAGATCCGACTCGGCGAGTTCGAGGGCGGCGAGGCCCGGCTCGAGAACGGCGCCGAGTTCGTGATCACCACCGAGCCGGCGATCGGCACGGCCACGCGCGCCTCGACCACCTATGCCGAGCTGGCGCGCGACGTCCACCCCGGCGACACGTTGCTCGTCAACGACGGCGCGATTCGGCTCGAGGTGCTGGCCAGCGATGGCCGGGAGGTGCGCACGCGCGTGATCGAGGGCGGCCGCGTGTCCGATCACAAGGGGCTCAATCTGCCGGGCGTGGCGGTGAGCGCGCCGGCGCTCACCGAGAAGGATCGCGAGGATCTGCGCTTCGCGCTCTCGCTGCGCGCCGATCTGATCGCGCTGTCGTTCGTGCGCAGCCCGGGCGACGTCGAGGAGGTGCGGCGCGAAATGGCCGCGGCCAACGCGCCGCTGCCGGTGATCGCCAAGCTCGAAAAGCCCGAGGCGGTGGCGCGGCTCGAGGCGGTTCTCGAGGCGTTCGACGGCCTGATGGTGGCTCGCGGCGACCTGGGCGTCGAGATGCCGCTCGAGGAAGTGCCGCTGGTGCAGAAGCGCGCCGTGCATCTGGCGCGCGAGCGTGGCAAGCCGGTGATCGTCGCGACGCAGATGCTCGAGTCCATGATCGAGCACGCGCGCCCGACGCGAGCGGAGGCGTCGGATGTCGCCAACGCCGTCCTCGACGGCGCCGACGCGCTGATGCTGTCGGGCGAAACCAGCGTCGGCGCGCATCCGCTGGAAGCCGTTTCGACCATGGCGCGCATCATTCTGGCCGCCGAAAGCCGTCCCTCGCACCTGGTGGAGCGTCGCGGCCCGCACGCCGGCGGGCCGCAGGGAGCGCTGGCCGCGGCCGCCTCACGGCTCGCGGAAGACGTCGGCGCGCGCGCGCTGGTGGCGTTCACCCACACCGGCGCCACCGCGCGAAGGCTGGCGAGTCATCGCCCCTCGACGCCACTGCTCGCCTTCACCACCGAGCCGGCGGTGCGCAGCCAGCTCGCGCTCACCTGGGGCGTCGAGACGTTCGTGGTGCCGAGCGTCTCGCACACCGACGAGATGGTGGCGCAGGTGGACCGCGCGATGCTCGAGCTGGGCCGTGCCGCGCGCGGCGAAGCGGTGGTGATCGTGGCCGGCACGCCGCCGGGCGTATCCGGAACTACGAATACGATCCGCCTTCACCGGCTGGGAGAAGTCTAG
- a CDS encoding TraR/DksA family transcriptional regulator — protein MAKPAKAAKPLKAIPTKAAKAPPVKAGKTVPQKGGKPAKGAPPVVRPLGVLPPESRARIHEKAAAAPPRPRPSVPAPPSRMTPQGAQRVTEKDLKFFEERLLAERQKLLKDMGHLETTVLKVNQRDSSGDLSGYSFHMADAGTDAMEREKAFMFASAEGRILMEIDDALRRLYKGEYGMCEICGNPIARARLEAMPYARLCVSCKEKEERQSRGAAQNQNQGPGTGTGAQ, from the coding sequence GTGGCCAAGCCGGCCAAGGCGGCCAAGCCCCTCAAGGCGATACCGACCAAGGCCGCCAAGGCGCCGCCGGTCAAGGCCGGAAAGACGGTCCCCCAGAAGGGCGGGAAGCCCGCGAAGGGCGCGCCACCGGTGGTGCGTCCGCTCGGCGTGCTGCCGCCCGAGTCGCGCGCGCGCATCCACGAGAAGGCGGCCGCCGCGCCGCCGCGCCCGCGTCCCTCCGTTCCCGCCCCACCCTCGCGCATGACACCTCAGGGAGCCCAACGCGTGACCGAAAAGGACCTGAAGTTCTTCGAAGAGCGTCTGCTTGCCGAGCGCCAGAAGCTGCTCAAGGACATGGGCCACCTCGAGACCACCGTGCTCAAGGTCAACCAGCGGGACAGCTCCGGGGATCTCTCCGGCTACTCGTTCCACATGGCCGATGCCGGCACCGACGCCATGGAGCGCGAGAAAGCGTTCATGTTCGCCTCGGCCGAGGGGCGAATCCTGATGGAGATCGATGACGCGCTGCGCCGGCTCTACAAGGGCGAGTACGGCATGTGCGAGATCTGCGGCAATCCGATCGCGCGCGCGCGCCTCGAGGCCATGCCTTACGCGCGTCTGTGCGTGTCGTGCAAGGAAAAGGAGGAGCGCCAGAGCCGCGGAGCGGCGCAGAATCAGAATCAGGGGCCGGGGACGGGCACGGGAGCGCAATGA
- a CDS encoding purine-nucleoside phosphorylase, producing the protein MTRIEEAAAAVRKRCALAPEVGVILGTGLGDFAHALELAAAIPYREIPHFPVSTVESHAGELHLGQLSGRSVAVMKGRVHYYEGYSMQQVAFPVRVLKALGCQTLIITNSVGGMNPNFPPGTITITTDHINLMGDNPLIGPNDESMGPRFPDMSEPYSRALVALCEQVALEQKQRLERAVFVGVAGPNLETAAEYRFLRWVGADVVGMSLVPENLVAVHGGQRVLALNVVTDACLPDNLKPVDIPEILAVAGRAAPALMRLVSEVIRRLD; encoded by the coding sequence ATGACCCGAATCGAGGAGGCCGCGGCGGCGGTGCGCAAGCGCTGCGCGCTCGCGCCCGAGGTCGGCGTCATCCTCGGCACCGGGCTGGGCGACTTTGCTCATGCGCTCGAGCTCGCGGCGGCGATTCCGTATCGCGAGATCCCGCACTTTCCGGTCTCGACGGTCGAGAGTCACGCCGGCGAGCTGCACCTGGGCCAGCTCTCGGGCCGGAGCGTCGCGGTGATGAAGGGGCGCGTCCACTACTACGAGGGCTACAGCATGCAGCAGGTGGCGTTCCCGGTGCGCGTGCTGAAGGCGCTCGGCTGCCAGACGCTGATCATCACCAATTCGGTGGGCGGCATGAATCCGAACTTTCCGCCCGGCACCATCACCATCACCACCGATCACATCAATCTGATGGGCGACAATCCGCTGATCGGCCCGAACGACGAATCCATGGGCCCTCGCTTCCCCGATATGAGCGAACCGTACTCGCGCGCGCTGGTCGCGCTGTGCGAGCAGGTGGCGCTCGAGCAGAAGCAGCGCCTCGAGCGCGCGGTGTTCGTGGGCGTCGCCGGCCCCAATCTCGAAACCGCCGCCGAGTACCGCTTCCTGCGCTGGGTCGGCGCCGACGTCGTTGGCATGTCGCTGGTGCCCGAAAACCTGGTGGCGGTGCATGGCGGCCAGCGCGTGCTCGCGCTGAACGTCGTCACCGACGCCTGTCTCCCCGACAACCTGAAACCGGTCGACATTCCGGAGATCCTCGCCGTGGCCGGGCGCGCCGCGCCCGCGCTCATGCGCCTGGTCTCCGAAGTGATTCGCCGGCTCGATTGA
- a CDS encoding single-stranded DNA-binding protein codes for MSVNKVILVGNLGQNPEMRYTQGGQPVANMRLATTERYTDKSGQKQEQTEWHTVVAFGRLAEICGQYLTKGRQIYIEGRIRTRQWQDQQGQKRYTTEIIANTMQMLGGRGERSEAGAPAAAGATVPADENIPGEFGGGPDDDIPF; via the coding sequence ATGAGCGTCAACAAGGTGATCCTGGTCGGCAATCTCGGCCAGAACCCCGAAATGCGTTACACGCAGGGCGGCCAGCCGGTCGCCAACATGCGGCTCGCCACCACCGAGCGCTACACCGACAAGAGCGGCCAGAAGCAGGAACAGACCGAATGGCACACCGTGGTCGCCTTCGGCCGCCTCGCCGAGATCTGCGGCCAGTACCTCACCAAGGGCCGGCAGATCTACATCGAGGGCCGCATTCGCACGCGCCAGTGGCAGGATCAGCAAGGCCAGAAGCGCTACACCACCGAGATCATCGCGAACACCATGCAGATGCTGGGTGGGCGTGGCGAGCGCAGTGAGGCGGGCGCGCCGGCTGCGGCGGGCGCGACGGTTCCGGCCGACGAGAACATTCCGGGAGAGTTCGGCGGCGGTCCCGACGACGACATTCCGTTCTGA
- a CDS encoding DUF167 domain-containing protein, which produces MTRLALHVHPGARRSALRGWRADGALQLSVTAPAEAGRANRAALELLAEALGVRVAQLRLVRGASARGKMVELDGVDADEARRRLDAALSRRAGKGSHGE; this is translated from the coding sequence GTGACGAGGCTGGCGCTCCACGTGCATCCAGGCGCCAGGCGCTCGGCGCTCAGGGGCTGGCGCGCCGATGGAGCGCTGCAACTCTCCGTCACCGCGCCGGCCGAGGCGGGGCGCGCGAACCGCGCGGCGCTCGAGCTGCTCGCCGAGGCGCTGGGCGTGCGGGTGGCGCAGCTGAGGCTGGTGCGGGGCGCGTCGGCGCGCGGGAAGATGGTGGAGCTGGACGGAGTGGATGCCGACGAGGCACGGCGCCGGCTCGACGCGGCGCTGAGCCGACGGGCGGGAAAGGGATCGCATGGCGAGTGA
- the rdgB gene encoding RdgB/HAM1 family non-canonical purine NTP pyrophosphatase encodes MPVPTDRQRITLATFNRDKVRELRELLARFPVEVVGFYEIPGARAAPEAGRTVRENALEKARAAFDLTGDTSIADDTALEVDALGGKPGIYAARFAGPGASYSDNVRRLLDVMEGHAPQHRQARFRTACVACMKDGRELIAEGVLEGRITQAPRGRNGFGYDAIFEVAGQGRTLAEMDGAEKNAISHRAKAMRELIRMMDLAAKE; translated from the coding sequence GTGCCTGTGCCGACGGATCGCCAGCGCATCACCCTCGCCACCTTCAATCGCGACAAGGTGCGCGAGCTGCGCGAGCTGCTGGCGCGGTTCCCGGTCGAGGTGGTGGGCTTCTACGAGATTCCCGGCGCCCGGGCCGCGCCCGAGGCCGGGCGCACGGTGCGCGAGAACGCGCTCGAGAAGGCGCGCGCCGCGTTCGATCTCACCGGCGACACCAGCATCGCCGACGACACTGCGCTCGAGGTGGATGCGCTCGGCGGCAAGCCTGGCATCTACGCCGCGCGCTTCGCGGGCCCGGGCGCCAGCTACTCCGACAACGTGCGCCGGCTGCTCGACGTCATGGAGGGCCATGCGCCGCAACACCGGCAGGCGCGCTTTCGCACCGCCTGCGTCGCATGTATGAAGGATGGTCGCGAGCTGATTGCCGAGGGAGTGCTCGAAGGCCGCATCACCCAGGCGCCGCGCGGGAGGAACGGCTTTGGCTACGACGCGATCTTCGAGGTGGCAGGTCAGGGGCGCACCCTGGCCGAGATGGACGGGGCTGAGAAGAACGCGATCTCGCACCGGGCGAAGGCGATGCGCGAGCTGATCCGGATGATGGACCTGGCGGCGAAGGAATAG
- a CDS encoding FlgD immunoglobulin-like domain containing protein, translating into MSRPGLRHRRGRRPGRAWLASAGLATLLAAGVSRAAPPIHVNLPTIAAPPGATVLIPITVDQSLAPYNVTSIGYQLTLDPSRISGASFSLGSGLMATWGTPFSNATPTVAASLAVGFAPLGSSATLIQDLLLTVSASAPIGANIPLAFRSFTLNDGSPAVVLGTGAIQVSNAAGVEGSAGAALALGAPSPNPMRSEARFALWIPDGGPAARTRVAVLDVSGRRIRELADAALPAGRFDLSWDGRDAGGATVAAGAYWLDLERGGVHRRQRLVVLR; encoded by the coding sequence GTGTCTCGACCGGGCTTGCGCCACCGCCGCGGGCGCCGACCGGGCCGCGCCTGGCTCGCCTCGGCGGGCCTCGCGACGCTTCTTGCCGCGGGAGTCTCGCGCGCCGCCCCGCCGATCCACGTCAACCTGCCGACCATCGCGGCGCCGCCCGGCGCCACGGTGTTGATCCCGATTACCGTGGATCAGAGCCTCGCTCCCTACAACGTCACCTCGATCGGCTACCAGCTCACGCTCGATCCCAGCCGGATCTCGGGCGCGAGCTTTAGTCTCGGGAGCGGATTGATGGCGACCTGGGGCACGCCGTTCAGCAACGCCACGCCCACCGTCGCGGCCTCGCTGGCGGTGGGTTTCGCGCCGCTCGGCTCGAGCGCCACGCTGATCCAGGACCTGCTGCTCACGGTGAGCGCCTCGGCTCCGATTGGAGCCAACATTCCGCTCGCGTTCCGGTCGTTCACGCTGAACGATGGATCGCCCGCGGTGGTGCTGGGCACGGGCGCGATCCAGGTGAGCAACGCGGCGGGGGTCGAAGGCAGCGCCGGCGCCGCACTGGCGCTGGGCGCACCGTCGCCCAACCCGATGCGTTCGGAGGCCCGCTTCGCGCTCTGGATTCCGGACGGCGGACCGGCGGCGCGCACCCGCGTCGCGGTGCTCGACGTCTCGGGCCGGCGCATTCGCGAGCTGGCCGATGCGGCGCTGCCGGCCGGCCGGTTCGATCTGAGCTGGGACGGTCGCGACGCGGGCGGCGCGACGGTCGCCGCCGGCGCCTACTGGCTCGATCTCGAGCGCGGCGGTGTCCACCGGCGGCAGCGACTGGTGGTCCTGCGTTGA
- a CDS encoding YggS family pyridoxal phosphate-dependent enzyme: MKPVLSSLRGRLNEIRSRISRAAARAGRSPGDVILIAVTKTVPPATVAEAIALGLTDLGENRVQEAEAKIRLLGSTVRWHLIGHLQRNKAGKAVELFERVHSVDDVELAVTLDRRAAAARRRLPVLIEVNVSGEPSKFGVAPEGLEELVGRVASMPSLSLDGLMTVGAPVARPEDAREGFERLRWLRDRASERTGVALPHLSMGMSGDFEVAIESGSTMVRLGTALFGPRDAEG; encoded by the coding sequence GTGAAACCGGTCTTGAGCTCCCTTCGGGGCCGTCTGAACGAGATTCGCTCGCGAATCTCGCGGGCCGCGGCCCGGGCGGGCCGGAGCCCCGGCGACGTGATCCTGATCGCGGTCACCAAGACCGTGCCGCCGGCCACCGTGGCGGAGGCCATCGCGCTGGGGCTCACGGATCTGGGCGAGAACCGGGTGCAGGAGGCCGAGGCGAAGATTCGGCTGCTGGGCTCCACGGTGCGCTGGCACCTGATCGGCCACCTCCAGCGCAACAAGGCCGGAAAGGCGGTCGAGCTGTTCGAGCGCGTGCATTCGGTGGATGATGTCGAGCTGGCCGTGACGCTGGATCGCCGGGCGGCGGCCGCCAGGCGGCGCTTGCCGGTGCTGATCGAGGTGAACGTGAGCGGCGAGCCGTCGAAGTTCGGAGTGGCTCCCGAGGGGCTTGAGGAACTGGTGGGACGGGTGGCGAGCATGCCGTCACTGAGCCTCGACGGGCTGATGACCGTGGGCGCCCCGGTGGCGCGCCCCGAGGACGCGCGCGAGGGATTCGAGCGCCTGCGGTGGCTGCGCGATCGCGCGAGCGAGCGCACCGGGGTGGCGCTTCCGCACCTGTCGATGGGCATGAGCGGGGACTTCGAAGTGGCGATCGAGTCCGGCAGCACGATGGTGCGGCTGGGCACCGCGTTGTTCGGGCCGCGCGACGCGGAAGGATGA